The Petrotoga sp. 9PWA.NaAc.5.4 nucleotide sequence GGTTCAGGGCGGAGCCCCTCTCCCCTTCCTTGGCTACAAGTAACAAAAAAGTAAATAAATTAGGGATTAGAAGTGAGAAGATATTTTATAAAAAGTTAAACATTAAAATATTTATAAAATTCAAATTTTAGAATTTCTAAAGCGAGTATAGAAAATCTATAAGGAGGAACGAATATGGCAAGAAAATGTGAGATTTGTGGCAAAGAACCAAGAAACGGCAATACTGTATCTAAATCAAAAGTGACAACAAGAAGAAGATGGAAACCGAATATACAAAAGATAAGAAGTATAACAGCTGAAGGAACCGTAAAAAGAATGTATGTATGTACAAAATGTATGAAAGCAGGAAAAGTTCAAAAAGCATAATAAATAATCGGTCTAAAATTAGACCGATTATTTTAAATTTTGGCGTGCCTGGCCGGATTTGAACCGGCAACCTTCGGATCCGCAGTCCAACGCTCTATCCAATTGAGCTACAGGCACAGTCAATATCAAAAAAATGGCGGAGAGGGAGGGATTCGAACCCTCGGTAGAGTCACCTCTACACTTGCTTAGCAGGCAAGCGCCTTCGGCCACTCGGCCACCTCTCCGACTTTTTATCCATTATGAAAACAACCCATAATAATTCCTTGAAATATTATAACATTAACAAATTATTATGTCAAGCAAACTATAAATCATTCTTTCTTTGCACTTTTCATTTCGTACATTTTATTATCCGCTTTTTTAATAACCGACTCCAGAGTAATCTCTTCATCAAAATTGTTGTATTCGCATATTCCCCAACTAAGACTTATTCTCACTTCTCCGTCAAATTTTACTTTCTCAAGTTCTTTAGACATCCTTTGAAAGATAATTTCTACATCAGTTTCTTTCGTATTAGGTAAACCAAGTAAAAACTCATCACCACCTATTCGAATTATCAAATCAGACTCTCTTAAACTATTCTTTATTACATCAGCTACTTTTTTTATTACGAAATCTCCTGCATCATGTCCAAAATTATCGTTAATATATTTTAAATTATCTATGTCAATAAAAACTATTGTTAAAGGTTCTCTCCTTCTTTTAGAAAGTTGAAAATATTTTTCTAAAGCATAAAATCCGGCTCTTCTATTGTATGTTGTCGTTAAATCATCGAAAGTAGCGTATCTTTTCAGCAACTCTTCTAACTTTTTCTTCTCAGTTATGTCAGTCATTACTAATATGATTCTTTTTATTTGTTCTTCTTCGTAAGCTACAGCTGTAACAATTACTGTTATAATTTTATCAGGTCTATATTTTAACTCACATTCAAAAGAAACGATTTCTTCTTTTTCACTTTTCAACTTTTCTATTTCTTTTTCAAAAACTTCTATATACTTAGGAACTAAAAAATCTTCGTAATTGTTAGCATGAGGTTTTTCCAAATTTAACATCTTATAAAAAGCTTTATTTGCAAACATAATATTAAAGTCATAATCTAATATTAACAACCCTTGTCCCATATTTTCCAACACTTTTTGAATAAAGGCTTTTTCTTTCTTAATTTCATCAATTTTTTCTTTGTATTCACTAATTTCAGTATATGTTCCAATCATAAACCTCGGAAGACCAAACTTATTTTTTTCCACAACACCTGCCCTTGATAAAAACCATATATAATTTCCATCTTTAGATTTTATTCTATAAGTAGATTCATAAATGGTTGTTCTTTCTAAAAAATGTTCTTTTATCAGGTTAACTATGTGTTTTCTATCTTCTTCATGAATAAATTCTTCGAATGTTTCCCAACTCTCTTGAAATAAGTCTTTATCGTATCCTAAAATCTTTTGATATCTATTATCGTAAGTTATCTTATCGTTAAGAACATCCCATTTCCATATTCCAATATTAGAAAGCTCCAATACTTTTTTTATTTCTTCTTCATCTTTTTTTAATTTTTCAATATCTTTTTTTAGTTTTTCGTTTTCAGTTAAATCCCTTCCTATCAAAACATAAAAATACTCATTATCTATATTAAAACATTTTAATTTAAACTCAAAAAATACTTTAGTTCCATCAATTTTTGTTAAATAATCTTTAAAAACCCAGATTTTATTGGAAGCTTTTCGACTGAAGAAAAATTGCATTTGTTTACTTATTTCACCTTCAAAAATAAAAGCAACATCTTTACCCTTAAAGTCAGAAGCTGAATAACCCAAAGAATTTATTTTACTGTTAACATAAGTAATTGTACGAAAGTCGTTAACTAAAAAAATAAGATCATTTAGTTGATCAAAAATAAGAAAAGGGAATGAGTTTTCTTCATCTAGCAATTCATTTTTTTCTAAATCTTCCAATGTTTTATGCAATTCGGATAAAATAAAATCTTTTTCCAATTCCGTGAGATTCCTATGATCTTCTTTTATTTTGTTCGCCCCCCAATAATATATATAATAAAATTATAAAATAAAAAAATATAAAACAAAAAAAGAAGAATCAGAATACAATAAATAATCAATAAATATTCAATAAAAATTAGTCAACATTACTAATCAAAAACTTTATATTTTCTTCTTTCAAAAAATCAACAATTTTTTTTACCACAATCTCTCTACTGTCTTGAACATTTTTAATACCTCTAAATAAAACAAATAATTTGTTATCTTGAACAGTTACCACATCTTCTTTTCTGATAATATTTTCCAATTTTTTAATCAATTCATCTTTTAAGACATCTTTTAATTCAATTTCTAAAAGCACATAATCTTTATCTCTTTTTAATTTTTCTAATTGTAAAACAAA carries:
- the rpmB gene encoding 50S ribosomal protein L28 translates to MARKCEICGKEPRNGNTVSKSKVTTRRRWKPNIQKIRSITAEGTVKRMYVCTKCMKAGKVQKA
- a CDS encoding GGDEF domain-containing protein, whose protein sequence is MEKDFILSELHKTLEDLEKNELLDEENSFPFLIFDQLNDLIFLVNDFRTITYVNSKINSLGYSASDFKGKDVAFIFEGEISKQMQFFFSRKASNKIWVFKDYLTKIDGTKVFFEFKLKCFNIDNEYFYVLIGRDLTENEKLKKDIEKLKKDEEEIKKVLELSNIGIWKWDVLNDKITYDNRYQKILGYDKDLFQESWETFEEFIHEEDRKHIVNLIKEHFLERTTIYESTYRIKSKDGNYIWFLSRAGVVEKNKFGLPRFMIGTYTEISEYKEKIDEIKKEKAFIQKVLENMGQGLLILDYDFNIMFANKAFYKMLNLEKPHANNYEDFLVPKYIEVFEKEIEKLKSEKEEIVSFECELKYRPDKIITVIVTAVAYEEEQIKRIILVMTDITEKKKLEELLKRYATFDDLTTTYNRRAGFYALEKYFQLSKRRREPLTIVFIDIDNLKYINDNFGHDAGDFVIKKVADVIKNSLRESDLIIRIGGDEFLLGLPNTKETDVEIIFQRMSKELEKVKFDGEVRISLSWGICEYNNFDEEITLESVIKKADNKMYEMKSAKKE